tGCCAGCCCCAGAGGCGTGAGGGCAATCATGTAAGCTGCCTATTGCTGTCTTGAAGCAACAATTAATATCGAGGCGCACTACAATTCCTGAACGAAAATCATGGGTTAACAGATGGAGAAGAAAAACTGATTTTATGTCAATCGTATACATCATCATCTGTAAATGGAATTCAATCACTAAATGCGGCGAAGATCGGGATATCATTCCCCTCAGTTCTTGTCTGTCAACAACTATCGATTGTCAACAAACTTAATGCTGTTTGTCTGGTTGCTTGAGTGGTTTTTACGTGACGTCACTTGCAGAAGAAGAGCATTACGACGGCTTTCCGCATAGTAACTCTGCATTTGAAGCTAGTATCGCCATGTCACGTTATGTCACGCTATGCCACGCCATGTGTAAAAATAAATTGCGAACACACTGACTTTACAAAACTGAGCCATCTATACTTTGCCTTTTTGTTTCCCATCTGGActgaaaaatgtcaaatgatTTGTGACAGAACGTTTCTGGCTTTAAAGATCTTTAtgatgtttcaaaattttaccaatGGACTATGCTTTAATATTTCTCAACACTGTTTCATTCAATAATTTTGGTTTACACTGCTTGTTCATTTCTTAAGACGCAATAAGAAGAGAAAGGATGAGTTAACCTTTTACattctaacatcagtatgcatattctacatacttttatttatacatttccttaggtgctgacaaagagagtttgtctaacaatcaaaagcttcttttggtggtgatcatttccttcattctcatgaccttaacgtgcggttcagggttgatattgtagggagaaatttaaTGCTGGTCACCCCTAGGGTTGAAAGGCTTATGGACAAGTTTTTGTTAACTTATGTTTTTTAGAGAACTAAGCTGATATTCAAACGTCCttcaatgaataaaattttgtggCCATTGAGATGTATTTCGGAACTCTCCACCCATTCACTTTAAAGTTAACATGTCTGTTTATCACTTGCAGGCTCACTGACCAAAACCAAATGGAAGTGAATGGAAgaattttaaagcatttttgCTGCTCTCGAGAATCGTCACGTAACATTGAAACAACTCTCAAAAAGGAATCCACAGAACGATATTGACTGTACGTCGATCAGTACAATGACATGTGGACTCCTCCGACGCCTTCTTCACCCTAAGAATCCAACATTCGAGACCTCATACGTTTGCTCgggtttgcatttttttttctttttgttatgaGGATTTCAGTTTAGCTTGCATTGAAGAAATTCGATAAATTTTTCTTCGTAAAATACAAAGGCTCGCCTTCAGCTGCTATTGATGTCAATTCCACAGTTTGAGCTAAAGAATTCAAACATCTCAATCGAcgtagaagagaaaatgcacCATCGGGGCTTCAAATGTTGTCGTTTTTGACCAATAGCTTGAGGGCAATTAAACACGTGACTTGTTTTCAAGTGTGgcttgttttcttcctcttaacTTTAACCCTTCATTCATACTCGAAGTATGATTGTCTTTTGAATTTATTGTCACGAGAAAATGTCATGCAATGTTTTGGTCTGGACATTGCATTATAGAACGCCGGTAGACAGGAGAAAAAAGTGTCCCAGGCACTCTAGTGAAACCTTTTAGCTCGGAATCTTTGCAGGGCATCAACTCCTCTGTTCATGCTTCTCTTCACCCCAATCTCCCCCCAACCCTCCTCCCGTAACCCAGCTAAAGATAAAAACTTAAGAAGTCTTGCGGTTAACCGAGGCAGACTGatcctttgtttttctctggAGTGCATCGGCGTAAAAATGAGCTAAAGTCAGTCATTCATGTAATTTGCTGCTATACACATTTTTACAATACAAATAAAGAGCACGGCAGctcttgttttcaatattttaaactgGTCGTACCACTGAGCACTGATGATTGAAGAGGAGATTGagacaaactgaaaaatatctATCGGCGAACACAGGTAATACCAGAATTCctatcaagattttttttctgggtgTAAATACTCCCGCTCTCAATGCGTGAATGTGCAGTTTCGTTTGAAAGATAATCGACCGCTTTACATTGACGAAACATCCCTATCCCACACCCTTTACTTGTCAATGATTTTGCCAGATTATTTGTTAGCGTTGAGGAAAAAAGATTAGGGTCTGCGTGgagcttttaattttgacaaGACACACAGCGTAAGCAAGAGGTCGTTCAAATGAATAGCAATCGTAGATCAATCGTGCGATCTTTCTCGAAACTGTGCTCGGCCATTAACTACTGCATCAATTTCTaaacacaattttgaaattCCGGTGCACAACTATGTTGTAAAGAATGAGCATATCGTACTTTTAATgataatgaaacttttaatgcCACTCTGTAATAGAATAGAAAGCACAAATTCTAAAGCTATTTCTTAACATTTCTGAAATTATCATGATGATGCGTCTGGTTGCAGTAAATACTACTGTTAATTcctatttcaattcaatgaatgCCGAATAACTTCAAACTCTGTATTGGCGCTTAAGATGTGATAATGAAATTCTTTCTGCGGTAAATTTCTCCTCAGTCTCCCAACCAATGAAGTTCGTGATTAAGTCTTACCGTGCACATTTATCGTAATGTATTTCATACTTTTATCAAGATAAAATGTTGGTTGAAACTTTGCACTAACGTTTTGAATTCAAGGGTAATTTAACCATGCCTCAGGTATTAGTCTCTTAGCGTGAAACCGAACCGTCAATCATTTCTGTTCAATTTAGCTGGAtcaaattatgcaaataactAGTATGTCTAAAAGATAGTAATGTTGCGGCACCTCCTGTTCATAGTTAGTTTCCAAAACTAAGATTTAAGAGTACCCTTCTCACCTCGAACGACATTCTGTCCGAGCACTGGATTCCGGGTATAGTTTACTGCATACCAagacgatttttttaaaattttattttcatgggGTGGGTTGtgattaatgttaaaaaaaaactctgattGGTCTAAGGTATTTGTTTCGATGGCCTGCTTTCTTATATAATGATGCGCCAACATTGTCTAAGGATGCATAAACTTCTTTTCTGCTCTATCATTATCTGAACTTATCATTGATAACGTTAAGCACACAAGTTGTAAATTATCCGCTTTTTGCCTTCGTACCTTCTAGATCAAAGCAGTGATGCGGTTTACTGGTTTTAAATaaggagagagagaaaataattactTCTTTGTTGTCTGTTGTTAATCACATCACAAAAGCCTACACAAACTAAATTAGCGAAAGATGCATTCTCTACAGCATCAAAGACGTACGAAAAGAAAAGTTCTTATTTTTCGCGTGACTCAAAAAATTATGTAGTTCTCGCCACCGTCATTCGGTACATTTACAAGTTAATATATTCTCGAATAACTGATCAAAATGAACTCATTTGAATAAGCTTATTGCGCAATATAAACATGTTTACATATCATGGAAGGCCAGCTCTATTCTCACCCGAACAATGAGGCGACATGATCAAgaattgtttttgtgtttgaagaaaattttaaatagaatCAATAGTTACTCTGTGAGGTAACTCTGTTCAACAGCATTCTTGTCATGAAAAGTATCATCATGTGGTGTTATATATTGCGCAGGGGATTTTTATGTTAACCAAGTCTCGAGTTTTCTGGTGATCTTAGTATCATATAGTCACCTACTTGAACTTGACCGGCACAGATTCTTCACTCATACCTTAATTTAGGTTAACTATTCACATAAGTTGCAAATAGCAAACGCTGATCGAGGCGGCTTGTGTAAATATAATTGACTGGATTATTGAATTTTCAAAGTAACGAGAAAACTAGGGAGAAGTACAATCGATAACACTTGAAATGGTAGTGGTGAATGAAATATATCTGCTGACAGCATAACAAAAAAGGGTGCATTGGTAAGAAGGGAAAGATAATTGATTACAAGATTGGCCAGAAATACATCAGATAACTAGATGAAAGTAGCGACATGAAACGTTTAAGATTGCTGATTCAAATTCGCAGATGTAAAATCATTTACAGCGGCAGAGTAGGCACGTACTAAACCCAGTCTCTTTTTTTATGCTAGAGAACAACCCCCTTGAAAGGAAATGAGTTTGATACCAATCCGTAGAGCTTCTttggtttcagaaaaaaaaggccaaaaattaCCTGTGATAGACAATCGTATGAATTTTCCTTATTGTCATGTTTATGACTACAGACCTTCTTTTATAATAGCGGATATGatgattttcctttaatttccaaGCAAATTAGCCTTCTTGGCTTTGCTTTTGAGCGACAATGTTACGGTCTTTAAACGTGTTGTCTATAAATTTATGAAGCATCTTTCATTACTTTCACACAGGTACAGGTTATTTTAGAACATCATTTGACCACAAATATCCAATAAAGGCACTCTTACAACGACTGTTTCATAAGAAGAACGCAGTGGAGATGTTGAGGACCGAGTCTTATTCTGACGAGTAAGCTTCGCTAAAGAATCCACGCCCTAAAGCACCAGGTATGGCAGCTGCCACACCTTCATCACTTGCCAGTTCTGTAGAGAAGACGAATGGAGCCAAGCTCAGCAGACTTCTTATTGATGGCGGTACAGCGGTTTTGAGGAAATGCTTCAATACCTTTCACCCCCCTACCAAACTAGCTGCTGGTCTCAGCTCTCACTTCACAACACTGCAcactcttttcaagaaaaaggttCTGCGTTTAGCCCAGTGGGACCAACTTTTCCCACCTACTGGGGATCCACCTGATTCTAAAGAATTTGATATCACTCTCCTGTTTCTCCTTTTGACCAACATGTGTGGCCTCACCCCTCCCTCCTCAGGATGGCACGCGATGCCACCTATTAGTGACACCTCTTTCGCGGCTAACCTTGCTCGAATGAAGTTTTTCCGCAATAAGTTGTATGGCCACGTGTCCACCACTGGCGTTGAAATGTCAGTGTTTTTGTCTCTGTGGCGGGATATTAGCGCAGTCCTTGTTGGTCTTGGGTTTGACCAGGTAGAAATAGATAGATTAGAAGCCGAACATAGTGGAGAGGAAGACTATATTGACTTGTTACGTGAGTGGTCTGAGAGTGAAGAAGATACGTGGTCACAGCTGAGGGATATACGGAATTTCCAGATACAGATGCATGAAGACGTTGCAGATCTACGTCAAAACCAAAAGGAAGACCAGAAAACACTTGAGGATACCAAGTCtaaattggagaaattgtcCCACTGCCAGGCAAAAACTCTTGAGGCTGTTGAAGAAATGCAAGTAGGTATCGAAGAATTTAAACAGGTAGCTGAGTacgaaaagaagaagagagaagatCATTGGGAAGTTGAGGCCCTTAAAAACCTAGCGAAGGTCGACTTCCGAAGGGATATTGAATATCATGCGCAAAGATTCCAGGAAGGAACCCGTGAGTGGATCTTCCGACAGATGGATGAATGGTTAGACGACAAAAGCTCCGAAAATCGAGTAATGGTCATCAGTGGCAATGCTGGCATGGGAAAGTCAGTTATTTCCGCTGTTGCGTGTAAGAGAATGCAAAAAGCTGGTCGACTGTCAGGGAGCCACTTCTGTCAGCACAACAAAGTGCGCTATCGAAATCCGCAGCTGATGCTTCAATCCTTGGCCTGTCATTTGACGCACACCTTACCCGAGTACAAGGAAGCTCTCGTGGAAAAACTATCAAGGAATCTGGGAGTACCACTCAACAGCATGGGTGTCGAAGAGCTCTTTGCTCTGCTTTTGAAGGAACCTCTTAATGCTGTTAAAGATCCAGGAAGAAACATCTTAATGGTAATAGATGGCTTGGACGAAAGTGAATATCAAGGACGCAACGAGCTTCTCGATGTCGTTGGCAAGCATTTTTTTAAGCTCCCAAAATGGATTCGATTTCTAGTGACAGCCCGACCAGAAATAAACATTACGGAGAGCCTGAAGCATCTGCAACCCATACACCTGAACCAAAAACAGGAAGAGAACTTTAGCGACATCAAGCGTTTCTTTCAACTACGTCTGGGAAAGCAACTTGAGCAAGAACATAAGAATGTGCTCTTGGACAAACTGGTTCAAAGGACTGAGGGTATTTTCctatttgcatattttcttaGTGCTGCACTCGAAGAGAATGCCTCGCCAATTACCGTCGAGGAGGTGGAGAGCAGATTGCCTTCGGGTATTTCATCCGTTTATCTTGATCATTTTAAACGGTTAGAAAAGGAACTTTGCAAAGAGTTCAAGATTGAAGAAGAACAAGTGTTACATTTCCTATGCGCCCTAGCCGCTTCCAGAGAGCCTCTACCATTGGCCTTGGCCTCCAGAATACTACAACCTACTGGGAACTGTTCCACTGCCAGgcgaaaagtaaataaaataatcgCCTGTATCTCTTCTCTTTTGCCAATCTGCCACGATCGAGTTCACTTCATCCACAAGTCCGTGAAAGATTGGTTAACAAATACGTCGTCGTATGGTCAACATGAATTCATCGTGGACGAGAAGGAAGGGCATCAGATCCTCTTCGACCTTTGCACTGCTGAGcttgacaaaattaaagacaaGAAGCTTCTTGATTCCCAGTTCAACGACGCTGAAAAGTACGCATTGCAACATGGTGTCCAGCATATGACGGAGCTGGATGGACTGGGTGATCATTCAACAAACTACATCGTAGATCACCTGGTAAATTCCTACGTCATAGATTTAGAACTCATTTTTTGTAGACTTTGTGTGAACAGTGTGGTTCCTTCAGATGATCTCCAAAGTGTTCAAAGGAACGTCAACGTTGCTTCACTGCAAGAGGGAACTTATTCTCTGTTTCGCCATCTGTCAAAAACCCTTCGAAAACATTCCTATCTGTTGAAGGACCACCCACAAGCTTTGTTTCAAAGTCTGGTCAACGAAGGCTCCCCCAAGCTATCCCTTAGAGCAGCAACAATCCTTGAAAACAAGCTTCCTCATGCCTCTTACATGAAATGCTTAGACAAAGACGAAGAACAAGGAGTAGTGAAAGGTCGATTTTACTGTTTAGATACCGTAGCATGCTTCGATGTTTCACCT
The sequence above is a segment of the Pocillopora verrucosa isolate sample1 chromosome 5, ASM3666991v2, whole genome shotgun sequence genome. Coding sequences within it:
- the LOC136280898 gene encoding uncharacterized protein, which codes for MAAATPSSLASSVEKTNGAKLSRLLIDGGTAVLRKCFNTFHPPTKLAAGLSSHFTTLHTLFKKKVLRLAQWDQLFPPTGDPPDSKEFDITLLFLLLTNMCGLTPPSSGWHAMPPISDTSFAANLARMKFFRNKLYGHVSTTGVEMSVFLSLWRDISAVLVGLGFDQVEIDRLEAEHSGEEDYIDLLREWSESEEDTWSQLRDIRNFQIQMHEDVADLRQNQKEDQKTLEDTKSKLEKLSHCQAKTLEAVEEMQVGIEEFKQVAEYEKKKREDHWEVEALKNLAKVDFRRDIEYHAQRFQEGTREWIFRQMDEWLDDKSSENRVMVISGNAGMGKSVISAVACKRMQKAGRLSGSHFCQHNKVRYRNPQLMLQSLACHLTHTLPEYKEALVEKLSRNLGVPLNSMGVEELFALLLKEPLNAVKDPGRNILMVIDGLDESEYQGRNELLDVVGKHFFKLPKWIRFLVTARPEINITESLKHLQPIHLNQKQEENFSDIKRFFQLRLGKQLEQEHKNVLLDKLVQRTEGIFLFAYFLSAALEENASPITVEEVESRLPSGISSVYLDHFKRLEKELCKEFKIEEEQVLHFLCALAASREPLPLALASRILQPTGNCSTARRKVNKIIACISSLLPICHDRVHFIHKSVKDWLTNTSSYGQHEFIVDEKEGHQILFDLCTAELDKIKDKKLLDSQFNDAEKYALQHGVQHMTELDGLGDHSTNYIVDHLVNSYVIDLELIFCRLCVNSVVPSDDLQSVQRNVNVASLQEGTYSLFRHLSKTLRKHSYLLKDHPQALFQSLVNEGSPKLSLRAATILENKLPHASYMKCLDKDEEQGVVKGRFYCLDTVACFDVSPGMDYMVCECRDGTIHLWSLQTGNEEWKRPSLIAKEFQSSSRWESLLQDEGAYRGVQYGLSFYRSVVFDASGKYVLPGCLRNVYTLDGESYERFPKSDCVFSNCAFSGDRRTILTDCGDDPKKLSLWSMEDGMRLWCKSLQENIASFSISQDGSLVAVADNPGSVFILDLETRQERCLWRINYSPCGLMHLAFNVKYTFACGYLGFMSEQFGCNNYSWVWNYGNEYQTCSFQKEDLFSSSAGVSPPLFQKGNFFLWPIDSSTLDLDDFYQQNRGNCLVQSVSRLFPDLRAGFYTRLSDNSILASSPSFNCVALVDVSHRDCSSESSAISEVILSPEGDTLYSICSDNSSYEVTVLRLSNQEILTPKKSFEFPSPFLLPVKKGVVLSMGNGLPELWNFKFTRLIRPLPKLSGYERLSLITNELIACQRQSRYLTEKKLTCENLLPEGTDLPEAVSYSPDPYDVSLMEQSCHLLSPIAFKMLEVDIFNVASEELIYSGKTKVFYDARIEFVHCNVRGEFLVCSCEETVDGLLAIEELTLWLRKKNSQKNLWERKSKKYHGESFSPRLILSPKEEFVVTWDSLYAGYGLHILDARCGETRHNLLKNRDDIVDCKFACDGDSLLCCTSDNFLRLFQIRTGGLLCILDIEERPFGLGACAREDLVAVGLSSGRLKFIHVELPRRKESDCKGSLTKTKWK